DNA sequence from the Centroberyx gerrardi isolate f3 chromosome 22, fCenGer3.hap1.cur.20231027, whole genome shotgun sequence genome:
TTGTCTGAAGGTTTTGGAGCAGAAGATGCAATTGAATGGCTTCAGTCCCTTATGGATTTTCATGTGTCTGCGCAAGCTGCTTGACTCTGTGAACATTTTGTTGCACTCAGTGCAGAACAGTGATTTTTCTAATACGCCTTTCTTTTCCCCGAACTCGTCCTCGCCTTCCTCGTCGTCGtcgtcctcctctccctctccctcctctccctcctcaccctccaGGTTGCTCGACTGGCTctgcctcctccttcccctccctctcccccggcccctccctctcctccctcctccgctGCTCAGTCGTACTCTCTTGGCTGGAGAGCCTTCCAACGAGGGGCTCCAGTCTGCAGATGTGTCTCCTTCTTCCTTCACGCTCGTGTCAGAATCCCCCAACGCAACATCCTCAGTCTTACCTGcgcctctccccctccctctgccccgccccctgcccctccctcggcccctccccctgcctctgGAGGCCAGAGTCTTGGGCGTGCCTTCAGACGTGCTGCTGGACGCCGCCTGGTCACCGCTGGGGGTCTTAGgctttctgcctctcttcttgCCCTGTCCTCTACCAGCACTCTTTGGAGTTGTAGGAGTATAATCTTCATcacttctgtcttcctcttccctctctccatctttctccatctcctcctcctgctgctgctgctccctcttcctctttccgtTCCCCTGCTCCTCCCCCACTGCTGAAGCAATAGAGAGAGGTGCAAATCCTACCGGGGTATTGGGGCTGGTGGCAGAGGCGGGActggggggagaaggagggctaacaaaagcaggagaggaggcagattCCTTCCCTGCCTCTGATTGGGTCGTCCCACTTGTCTCTGTCCAGTGGGGGTTTTCCTCCAGATACTGCGTGGCCTCGGACATTCCCAGGAACACCGCCGCTCTACGCACGGCTGCTAGTCTGTTACTGAAACCATGGACATTGATGGAAATTAACATATTGCACAAAATAACACACTAACTGACTGGTGTTGCTACAGCTCAATGGCTCTActactgccagggttaggggtttgattcacACCCATGCTTTAAAAAATGCCCTCATGGTACTGTAACTGTGAATTCACACTGCGAGCgacatgatcaacaagtcaccccAAGTCCACTCATTTCCTGTAGAGCTGAGTAACTGGGGAAACTCGGCCGATGtgtggacgctcaacaagcttgttgcCATGGCTGAACGTCAGCAGGCAATCAAATTTCCAGGCGTTCTTGTTTtgctactgatgtgattttgttccatgaacaatagttcctCCTGACAAGTGCAAGacaagaagttgattccagccattcaaagtttcccagttctctacaacttttatctgagactacaggaataaacatctctAAAACTAAGCTTGGAGAATGGTACATCCATCATTGGGGTCGACGGTAagctttaaattaattttattgaggtttttttttacttgactgGTAAAACTCTGTAGCCGGATGTGATCACTACATAGATGGAATCAGTCCTAATAGAGCGACCATCAACCAaattgcttgcagtgtgaacgcaccaAAGCACTCTTGGATAACGGGATCCACCAAATGGAAAATATACTGTCTGTATGCATATATAGAATTACATGTTTAATCTTTTTACAGTGGCGTAATACTACAACCTAGCTCCGTTTTTACCTGCTGAGGCTCATCTGTCCTGTGTAGACAAACTCCAACAGCTTCTCCAGCGCGTACCGGCTGACTTTGTCAGGGTCCAGCGTGGTGACCTCTTGACCCTTGTCGGCCTGGGAGGAGAAGTACTTGCTGAACGCGGCCAGAATGTTGCGGTGAGCTCTGAACTCCACTTCTCTCACCGCTATGGTTATGTCACACAGGAAGTCCATCTCTCGCTGCTGATGTAGACGCTGCAGGAGCAGCTTTCCATGGTTTGTGACACGAGCCATCACTGCTGCCGGGTTACGCTGAAACACAGTCAACATCAACACAGCTGATTAGAAaaattcagtttcattttgCAGAGGGAGTGGGATCAACTAACTGTGGCCCTGTGTAGCTCAAAAGATAGAGCAAGACTGACACTGGCAGGGTTGACACTGCCAATTCACCACTATAGGGGTTGTGCAATATTACAATAAATAAGGCTAAAGAGGTTGTGCAACAATTTCTCAGTAATAGGCTACGGGGGTTGTGGGTTCATTGGAATAGTTGCACAGTATGATGCGATGGGGTTGTGCAATGGGTTGCTTTGCGTTCTTTATATTGGTAAATATGTATATCAAATTGTACGTATGAGTGGGTTTTTTTGTATGACGATTTTGCATGATTGTATGTGAAGGATGCTCTGCATGAAACTGATGTTTTTTATTGTGACACAGCAACAGAGTCCATGATGAGCTTCCCCACAGGGTCAATAaaagtatatcttatcttataaccATGGGATCACTCATGGTGGAAAAGTCcaccaaatcaaacatgttgacgACAATATTCGACTGTGAGTTAACCCCACCAACTCaataccatcatcatcatttcatctGCTCTGCAATATGTATAGGCAGATATGAAAACTCTCCTTAAAATTAACCTGAATACAGTTCAGACCCAAAACATGAGGGAGTTCAGATCAACATTTCATCTGGTCTGAAATATGTATAGGCAGATATGAAAACTCCCCTGTTATTCTTAAAATTAATCTGAATAAGGGGACCAGGGGACCATTACTTCATGTCACATATTTACTTACCTCCACAAATGAGAATCCAATGTCAGGGCTAGATagcacaaaaagaaaataattattaGTTTTCTACAGTTGTAAATCACATCATTATCACTAGTGAAGCACTAACTTGGTGTATTATCAGCAGTGGGTCAGTTATATGCGAGAAGTTGGGTCATCTCCTTAACTGTTACATTACACCACTGTTATTAAGATAATGGTGAATAAAAAGTGAAATAGTGAAATATATACGAAGGGAATCCACTGGGCCTAATGTTAGTCTAAATCGACATTTCTAACAAATCCAGTTTTCTTGAATCAGCAGACTTGACAGTTGAGATGAACCcgtttttgaaaataaaagctCCCGCCTGCTTCCTCTAAAGGCCTAGCTTGATGAACCGGGTGCCATATGCTttgctaacgttaacactgCTGTCGTGGactatttaaaaatacattctgaCGGTTGTATGTTCTCCACATGtatttttagcattttattaACCGACCAAAGCTCGTCGGAAGCGCTGTAACGCTTTAGCATCTAACCGAAGAAGCTAACTTATGAAgctaaaacaaaatattttcgAACTCGGCCATAAAAAGCGCGCAAAACATTGTGCTCTTATTTCGAAGGTT
Encoded proteins:
- the mynn gene encoding myoneurin yields the protein MARVTNHGKLLLQRLHQQREMDFLCDITIAVREVEFRAHRNILAAFSKYFSSQADKGQEVTTLDPDKVSRYALEKLLEFVYTGQMSLSSNRLAAVRRAAVFLGMSEATQYLEENPHWTETSGTTQSEAGKESASSPAFVSPPSPPSPASATSPNTPVGFAPLSIASAVGEEQGNGKRKREQQQQEEEMEKDGEREEEDRSDEDYTPTTPKSAGRGQGKKRGRKPKTPSGDQAASSSTSEGTPKTLASRGRGRGRGRGRGRGRGRGRGAGKTEDVALGDSDTSVKEEGDTSADWSPSLEGSPAKRVRLSSGGGRRGRGRGRGRGRRRQSQSSNLEGEEGEEGEGEEDDDDEEGEDEFGEKKGVLEKSLFCTECNKMFTESSSLRRHMKIHKGLKPFNCIFCSKTFRQGTQLKTHLRIHTGEKPFACSQCDKCFAQKCQLIAHCRMHHGEEKPYTCERCGLKFATSSNYKIHVRLHSGEKPYVCDVCGQAFAQSSTLTYHKRRHTGEKPYQCDLCGMSFSVSSSLITHARKHTGETPYKCSHCEASFGTSSELKKHMRRLHPEGNPGVQCLLCGNRFASVKNMMKHQEKAHADELRHHKERARAVVLLASSQPVAIVQSKLSEDSKGLVSVSGVEPHNPDPATPTPKATAAAAAAAAQGFKTEPDDPAVTGSNQVTFEPDQEQTINSDTLHALVEQLRPPSPAQNLQQIVIIRTVDDGEHSAPQQ